The following proteins are encoded in a genomic region of Arvicanthis niloticus isolate mArvNil1 chromosome 21, mArvNil1.pat.X, whole genome shotgun sequence:
- the Nt5e gene encoding 5'-nucleotidase isoform X2 — MEQPVHLSHLSTPLPDKSEVCSPAQLQTLGVGIMALGNHEFDNGVEGLIDPLLRNVKFPILSANIKARGPLAPQISGLYLPSKVLSVGGEVVGIVGYTSKETPFLSNPGTNLVFEDEITALQPEVDKLKTLNVNKIIALGHSGFEMDKLIAQKVRGVDVVVGGHSNTFLYTGNPPSKEVPAGKYPFIVTSDDGRKVPVVQAYAFGKYLGYLKVEFDDKGNVVTSYGNPILLNSSISEDAIIKADINQWRIKLDNYSTQELGRTIVYLDGSTQSCRFRECNMGNLICDAMINNNLRHPDEMSWNHVSMCILNGGGIRSPIDEKNNGTITWENLAAVLPFGGTFDLVQLKGSTLKKAFEHSVHRYGQSTGEFLQVGGIHVVYDVSRKPWDRVVQLKVLCTKCRVPVYEPLEMDKVYKVTLPSYLANGGDGFQMIKDELLKHDSGDQDISVVSEYISKMKVVYPAVEGRIKFSAASHYQGSFPLIILSFWAVILVLYQ, encoded by the exons GCACTGGGAAATCATGAATTTGATAACGGTGTGGAAGGACTGATTGATCCCCTCCTCAGAAATGTCAAATTTCCGATTCTGAGTGCAAACATTAAGGCACGGGGGCCACTAGCTCCTCAGATATCCGGACTTTATTTGCCATCTAAAGTTCTCTCTGTCGGTGGTGAGGTTGTGGGGATTGTTGGATACACTTCAAAGGAAACCCCCTTCCTCTCAAATCCAG GGACAAATTTAGTCTTTGAAGATGAAATCACTGCATTGCAGCCTGAAGTAGATAAACTAAAAACTCTAAATGTGAACAAGATCATTGCCCTGGGTCACTCTGGTTTTGAGATGGACAAACTCATTGCTCAGAAGGTTCGAGGCGTGGACGTCGTAGTGGGAGGGCACTCCAACACCTTCCTCTACACAG GAAATCCACCTTCCAAAGAAGTGCCTGCTGGGAAGTATCCATTCATAGTCACCTCCGACGATGGACGGAAAGTTCCTGTGGTCCAGGCCTATGCCTTTGGCAAATACCTGGGCTACCTGAAAGTTGAGTTTGATGATAAAGGAAATGTTGTCACTTCCTATGGAAATCCCATTCTTCTGAACAGCAGCATTTCTGAAG ATGCTATCATCAAAGCAGACATTAACCAATGGAGGATAAAATTAGATAATTATTCTACCCAGGAACTCGGGAGAACAATCGTCTACCTGGATGGCTCCACTCAGTCGTGTCGCTTCAGGGAATGCAACATGGGAAACCTGATCTGTGATGCCATG ATTAACAACAACCTCAGACACCCAGATGAAATGTCCTGGAACCACGTGTCTATGTGCATTTTAAATGGAGGTGGCATCCGGTCCCCCATTGACGAGAAGAACAATG GTACCATCACCTGGGAGAACCTGGCTGCTGTGCTGCCCTTCGGAGGGACATTTGACCTTGTCCAATTAAAAGGGTCCACCCTGAAGAAGGCTTTTGAGCACAGTGTGCATCGCTATGGCCAGTCCACTGGGGAGTTCCTGCAAGTGGGTG GAATCCATGTGGTGTATGATGTTTCCCGAAAGCCCTGGGACAGAGTGGTCCAATTAAAAGTTCTCTGCACCAAGTGTCGAGTGCCTGTGTATGAGCCTCTGGAAATGGATAAAGTGTATAAAGTGACCCTCCCAAGCTATCTGGCCAATGGTGGAGATGGATTCCAGATGATAAAAGATGAATTATTAAAACATGACTCTG gtgacCAAGATATCAGCGTGGTTTCTGAATACATCTCAAAAATGAAAGTAGTTTACCCAGCAGTTGAAGGGCGGATCAAGTTCTCTGCAGCAAGTCATTACCAGGGAAGCTTCCCTTTAATAATTCTTTCATTTTGGGCAGTGATCCTTGTTTTGTACCAATAA